The genomic stretch GGCGAGAAAGGAGTGATCCGTGCTGGAAACCATGATCATCTCGATCAGTTTGCCTTCGTGGCCCGTGGGCAGTTCGCCCTTGAACGTGAGATAGATGACATCGCCGAAGCTGCAACGCTCCATCAGGTCCTGCACACGATATCCGCGAATCAGGATTTTGTTTTTCTCGACAGCTGAAAGCGACGTATTCCAGAACGGTTTGCTCATCAATTGTTCCCCCTATTCCTCGCGATTGAGAATACACATGGTTCGAAGCTGTGATCGGTAGATCTGCCGGAGCCGAAGAAAAAACTCCTGATAGTCTTTCGACTGATAATCCGGGTAAGTCCAGGGAAAGAACTGGTAAGTGTTGTTCTTGAAGTGCATCGTGACTTCGGCAAAGATCCCGGCACCCAGATAAATTCTGTGATAAAAATTCTTAGTAGAGGCGAGGACGACCTTCGCCTGCTCGAGATAGCCGGGGTCCAGGTTGACCGGGCGTTTGACGGCGGCCAGCATCGGCGTGAGATCGGCCTCAAGCTGGTTGGTTTGCCTCTTGATTTCCGGCAATTGATCCGCTTCAATAAGCCGCTCGAACGAGAAAAACACGCGATCGATGATGTCGCCCATTTCCGCTTCGTAGTAATCGGTGAAGTC from Terriglobia bacterium encodes the following:
- a CDS encoding DUF4416 family protein, whose amino-acid sequence is MKLFIGVLVSHKRLLAGVERRLADAYGPIDHRSEIIPFDFTDYYEAEMGDIIDRVFFSFERLIEADQLPEIKRQTNQLEADLTPMLAAVKRPVNLDPGYLEQAKVVLASTKNFYHRIYLGAGIFAEVTMHFKNNTYQFFPWTYPDYQSKDYQEFFLRLRQIYRSQLRTMCILNREE